The Oncorhynchus mykiss isolate Arlee chromosome 20, USDA_OmykA_1.1, whole genome shotgun sequence genome includes a region encoding these proteins:
- the LOC110499256 gene encoding E3 ubiquitin-protein ligase MARCHF7 isoform X3, which yields MYSWERRAAEKLTNAEHICAVRKRRDLKYEDHLRRQEQERTDAEVRREVHRVRTPSPTPQTNRFKARRYERPWAQGAPGTKKSSSSVKSTRSEMRNSQNKGSESRFPAISSGTQSSVTQSRTAELATTSKTWRRAIAPLASHCKEQSPPCHKHRSVAIKNRACKLSTCATKSNTLKLTQSQDTLRVKKQIGAPSCDRADSSNISTRHDLVKRPLDSCSLPQPLTFSRRSYTDWPGLPSLQYHRSPSPEDPESHHYVQLISDPFQGFSESSSITEEYVRSEDTYRAELCSRSLADTSPLSVPESLPSQCPSSSGTLESSSLSLSDSFTGPLSSHFRTLGVLSSESESDGEDDSHSCQDADRESYQIPVRWTASQSPSVRTVRSPRGLQSQLSLESTSTPEESPNSRASYTGEGYSPMPSLMQVGRLSISPLSITPSVTQRASRALTIPQQLYEHLPELDHLSPLSPRRANPIWLGSERWPVLEASPPRTSYTLRHSQLVSRIQQEEPEEVRGEANSSTEDTPSSSEASRHGTSGLMDHLTMALMALRDIRREVAHIQMSNAQQGSGAMAAQEAQSATATNPETLRKIKERLLEESSDEEEGDQCRICQCGAGSLTNPLLTPCLCSGSLQYIHHDCLKRWIQTKIQSGTTLSAVKTCELCKGSLTLDLDDFDMEEFYQRHGQTQVEQTSPELYMLLILRQRFSELLQVAQSRSNTVSRV from the exons ATGTACAGCTGGGAAAGACGCGCAGCTGAGAAACTCACCAATGCTGAACACATTTGTgcggtgaggaagaggagagaccttAAATATGAG GACCACCTACGCAGACAGGAACAGGAAAGGACAGACGCAGAGGTGAGGAGGGAAGTACACAGAGTACGGACGCCTTCACCAACACCTCAGACAAATAGGTTCAAAGCCCGCAGGTATGAAAGACCATGGGCACAGGGAGCGCCAGGCACCAAGAAG TCCTCCAGCTCTGTGaaatccaccagatcagagatGAGAAACTCACAGAACAAAGGCTCAGAGTCCCGCTTTCCTGCCATCTCCAGCGGAACCCAGAGCAGTGTAACCCAAAGTAGAACAGCAGAATTGGCAACCACATCAAAGACATGGAGAAGAGCAATTGCCCCACTGGCATCCCACT GTAAGGAACAATCTCCACCATGTCACAAACACAGATCTGTGGCTATAAAAAACAGAGCCTGTAAGTTATCCACATGTGCAACTAAGTCAAACACTCTGAAACTAACACAAAGTCAAGACACACTGAGGGTGAAGAAACAGATAGGAGCACCATCATGTGACCGAGCAGATAGTTCAAACATCTCTACAAGACATGATCTGGTCAAGAGGCCATTAGACAGCTGCTCCCTCCCACAGCCCCTGACCTTTTCTAGAAGATCCTACACAGATTGGCCCGGTCTTCCCTCACTGCAGTACCACCGCTCCCCCAGCCCAGAAGACCCAGAGTCCCATCACTATGTCCAGCTGATCTCGGATCCCTTCCAGGGCTTCTCAGAGAGCAGTAGTATCACAGAGGAGTACGTACGCAGTGAGGACACCTACAGGGCTGAGCTCTGCTCCAGGAGTTTAGCTGACACCAGTCCTTTGTCCGTACCGGAGTCCCTCCCCTCGCAATGCCCCTCCAGCAGTGGCACCCTGGAAAGCAGCTCTCTCAGCCTCAGTGACTCCTTCACCGGCCCCCTCAGCAGCCACTTCCGCACGCTGGGTGTTCTGTCCTCCGAGTCTGAGTCAGACGGGGAAGACGACAGCCATTCATGTCAGGATGCTGATAGAGAGAGCTACCAAATCCCTGTGAGGTGGACTGCCTCTCAGTCTCCCAGTGTCCGTACCGTCCGGAGTCCCAGGGGCCTGCAGTCCCAGCTGAGTTTGGAGTCAACAAGCACCCCTGAAGAATCACCAAACAGTAGAGCTTCATACACTGGAGAAGGATATAGTCCCATGCCTTCACTAATGCAAGTAGGTCGACTGTCGATATCACCGCTGTCCATAACACCCTCTGTCACACAGAGAGCCAGCAGGGCTCTCACTATCCCGCAGCAGCTGTATGAACACCTCCCTGAGCTGGATCATCTCAGCCCCCTTAGCCCCAGGAGAGCTAACCCCATCTGGCTGGGGTCAGAGAGATGGCCGGTGCTGGAGGCCTCACCACCCAGGACCAGCTACACCCTGAGGCACTCCCAGCTGGTCAGCAGGATCCAGCAGGAGGAACCAGAGGAGGTCAGAGGAGAGGCCAATAGTAGTACAGAGGACACTCCGTCCTCCAGTGAAGCCTCACGCCATGGGACCTCTGGGCTGATGGATCACCTGACCATGGCCCTGATGGCCCTCCGTGACATCCGCAGGGAGGTGGCTCACATTCAGATGAGCAACGCACAGCAGGGTAGCGGTGCTATGGCAGCTCAGGAGGCCCAATCAGCAACGGCTACCAACCCAGAGACGTTACGCAAAATCAAAGAACG TCTGTTGGAAGAGTCGTCTGATGAGGAGGAAGGGGACCAGTGTCGTATCTGTCAGTGTGGTGCTGGCTCCCTGACCAACCCCCTGCTCACCCCCTGTCTCTGCTCCGGCAGCCTGCAGTACATCCACCACGACTGCCTGAAGAGGTGGATCCAGACTAAAATACAGTCAG GGACCACACTGTCTGCAGTCAAAACCTGTGAGTTGTGTAAGGGGAGCCTAACACTGGATCTGGACGACTTTGACATGGAGGAGTTTTACCAAAGGCATGGCCAGACACAG
- the LOC110499256 gene encoding E3 ubiquitin-protein ligase MARCHF7 isoform X2, producing MDSIKYWERRAAEKLTNAEHICAVRKRRDLKYEDHLRRQEQERTDAEVRREVHRVRTPSPTPQTNRFKARRYERPWAQGAPGTKKSSSSVKSTRSEMRNSQNKGSESRFPAISSGTQSSVTQSRTAELATTSKTWRRAIAPLASHCKEQSPPCHKHRSVAIKNRACKLSTCATKSNTLKLTQSQDTLRVKKQIGAPSCDRADSSNISTRHDLVKRPLDSCSLPQPLTFSRRSYTDWPGLPSLQYHRSPSPEDPESHHYVQLISDPFQGFSESSSITEEYVRSEDTYRAELCSRSLADTSPLSVPESLPSQCPSSSGTLESSSLSLSDSFTGPLSSHFRTLGVLSSESESDGEDDSHSCQDADRESYQIPVRWTASQSPSVRTVRSPRGLQSQLSLESTSTPEESPNSRASYTGEGYSPMPSLMQVGRLSISPLSITPSVTQRASRALTIPQQLYEHLPELDHLSPLSPRRANPIWLGSERWPVLEASPPRTSYTLRHSQLVSRIQQEEPEEVRGEANSSTEDTPSSSEASRHGTSGLMDHLTMALMALRDIRREVAHIQMSNAQQGSGAMAAQEAQSATATNPETLRKIKERLLEESSDEEEGDQCRICQCGAGSLTNPLLTPCLCSGSLQYIHHDCLKRWIQTKIQSGTTLSAVKTCELCKGSLTLDLDDFDMEEFYQRHGQTQVEQTSPELYMLLILRQRFSELLQVAQSRSNTVSRV from the exons ATGGATTCGATTAAATA CTGGGAAAGACGCGCAGCTGAGAAACTCACCAATGCTGAACACATTTGTgcggtgaggaagaggagagaccttAAATATGAG GACCACCTACGCAGACAGGAACAGGAAAGGACAGACGCAGAGGTGAGGAGGGAAGTACACAGAGTACGGACGCCTTCACCAACACCTCAGACAAATAGGTTCAAAGCCCGCAGGTATGAAAGACCATGGGCACAGGGAGCGCCAGGCACCAAGAAG TCCTCCAGCTCTGTGaaatccaccagatcagagatGAGAAACTCACAGAACAAAGGCTCAGAGTCCCGCTTTCCTGCCATCTCCAGCGGAACCCAGAGCAGTGTAACCCAAAGTAGAACAGCAGAATTGGCAACCACATCAAAGACATGGAGAAGAGCAATTGCCCCACTGGCATCCCACT GTAAGGAACAATCTCCACCATGTCACAAACACAGATCTGTGGCTATAAAAAACAGAGCCTGTAAGTTATCCACATGTGCAACTAAGTCAAACACTCTGAAACTAACACAAAGTCAAGACACACTGAGGGTGAAGAAACAGATAGGAGCACCATCATGTGACCGAGCAGATAGTTCAAACATCTCTACAAGACATGATCTGGTCAAGAGGCCATTAGACAGCTGCTCCCTCCCACAGCCCCTGACCTTTTCTAGAAGATCCTACACAGATTGGCCCGGTCTTCCCTCACTGCAGTACCACCGCTCCCCCAGCCCAGAAGACCCAGAGTCCCATCACTATGTCCAGCTGATCTCGGATCCCTTCCAGGGCTTCTCAGAGAGCAGTAGTATCACAGAGGAGTACGTACGCAGTGAGGACACCTACAGGGCTGAGCTCTGCTCCAGGAGTTTAGCTGACACCAGTCCTTTGTCCGTACCGGAGTCCCTCCCCTCGCAATGCCCCTCCAGCAGTGGCACCCTGGAAAGCAGCTCTCTCAGCCTCAGTGACTCCTTCACCGGCCCCCTCAGCAGCCACTTCCGCACGCTGGGTGTTCTGTCCTCCGAGTCTGAGTCAGACGGGGAAGACGACAGCCATTCATGTCAGGATGCTGATAGAGAGAGCTACCAAATCCCTGTGAGGTGGACTGCCTCTCAGTCTCCCAGTGTCCGTACCGTCCGGAGTCCCAGGGGCCTGCAGTCCCAGCTGAGTTTGGAGTCAACAAGCACCCCTGAAGAATCACCAAACAGTAGAGCTTCATACACTGGAGAAGGATATAGTCCCATGCCTTCACTAATGCAAGTAGGTCGACTGTCGATATCACCGCTGTCCATAACACCCTCTGTCACACAGAGAGCCAGCAGGGCTCTCACTATCCCGCAGCAGCTGTATGAACACCTCCCTGAGCTGGATCATCTCAGCCCCCTTAGCCCCAGGAGAGCTAACCCCATCTGGCTGGGGTCAGAGAGATGGCCGGTGCTGGAGGCCTCACCACCCAGGACCAGCTACACCCTGAGGCACTCCCAGCTGGTCAGCAGGATCCAGCAGGAGGAACCAGAGGAGGTCAGAGGAGAGGCCAATAGTAGTACAGAGGACACTCCGTCCTCCAGTGAAGCCTCACGCCATGGGACCTCTGGGCTGATGGATCACCTGACCATGGCCCTGATGGCCCTCCGTGACATCCGCAGGGAGGTGGCTCACATTCAGATGAGCAACGCACAGCAGGGTAGCGGTGCTATGGCAGCTCAGGAGGCCCAATCAGCAACGGCTACCAACCCAGAGACGTTACGCAAAATCAAAGAACG TCTGTTGGAAGAGTCGTCTGATGAGGAGGAAGGGGACCAGTGTCGTATCTGTCAGTGTGGTGCTGGCTCCCTGACCAACCCCCTGCTCACCCCCTGTCTCTGCTCCGGCAGCCTGCAGTACATCCACCACGACTGCCTGAAGAGGTGGATCCAGACTAAAATACAGTCAG GGACCACACTGTCTGCAGTCAAAACCTGTGAGTTGTGTAAGGGGAGCCTAACACTGGATCTGGACGACTTTGACATGGAGGAGTTTTACCAAAGGCATGGCCAGACACAG
- the LOC110499256 gene encoding E3 ubiquitin-protein ligase MARCHF7 isoform X1: MSGVFVHIMYSWERRAAEKLTNAEHICAVRKRRDLKYEDHLRRQEQERTDAEVRREVHRVRTPSPTPQTNRFKARRYERPWAQGAPGTKKSSSSVKSTRSEMRNSQNKGSESRFPAISSGTQSSVTQSRTAELATTSKTWRRAIAPLASHCKEQSPPCHKHRSVAIKNRACKLSTCATKSNTLKLTQSQDTLRVKKQIGAPSCDRADSSNISTRHDLVKRPLDSCSLPQPLTFSRRSYTDWPGLPSLQYHRSPSPEDPESHHYVQLISDPFQGFSESSSITEEYVRSEDTYRAELCSRSLADTSPLSVPESLPSQCPSSSGTLESSSLSLSDSFTGPLSSHFRTLGVLSSESESDGEDDSHSCQDADRESYQIPVRWTASQSPSVRTVRSPRGLQSQLSLESTSTPEESPNSRASYTGEGYSPMPSLMQVGRLSISPLSITPSVTQRASRALTIPQQLYEHLPELDHLSPLSPRRANPIWLGSERWPVLEASPPRTSYTLRHSQLVSRIQQEEPEEVRGEANSSTEDTPSSSEASRHGTSGLMDHLTMALMALRDIRREVAHIQMSNAQQGSGAMAAQEAQSATATNPETLRKIKERLLEESSDEEEGDQCRICQCGAGSLTNPLLTPCLCSGSLQYIHHDCLKRWIQTKIQSGTTLSAVKTCELCKGSLTLDLDDFDMEEFYQRHGQTQVEQTSPELYMLLILRQRFSELLQVAQSRSNTVSRV, translated from the exons ATGTCAGGAGTCTTTGTCCACATAATGTACAGCTGGGAAAGACGCGCAGCTGAGAAACTCACCAATGCTGAACACATTTGTgcggtgaggaagaggagagaccttAAATATGAG GACCACCTACGCAGACAGGAACAGGAAAGGACAGACGCAGAGGTGAGGAGGGAAGTACACAGAGTACGGACGCCTTCACCAACACCTCAGACAAATAGGTTCAAAGCCCGCAGGTATGAAAGACCATGGGCACAGGGAGCGCCAGGCACCAAGAAG TCCTCCAGCTCTGTGaaatccaccagatcagagatGAGAAACTCACAGAACAAAGGCTCAGAGTCCCGCTTTCCTGCCATCTCCAGCGGAACCCAGAGCAGTGTAACCCAAAGTAGAACAGCAGAATTGGCAACCACATCAAAGACATGGAGAAGAGCAATTGCCCCACTGGCATCCCACT GTAAGGAACAATCTCCACCATGTCACAAACACAGATCTGTGGCTATAAAAAACAGAGCCTGTAAGTTATCCACATGTGCAACTAAGTCAAACACTCTGAAACTAACACAAAGTCAAGACACACTGAGGGTGAAGAAACAGATAGGAGCACCATCATGTGACCGAGCAGATAGTTCAAACATCTCTACAAGACATGATCTGGTCAAGAGGCCATTAGACAGCTGCTCCCTCCCACAGCCCCTGACCTTTTCTAGAAGATCCTACACAGATTGGCCCGGTCTTCCCTCACTGCAGTACCACCGCTCCCCCAGCCCAGAAGACCCAGAGTCCCATCACTATGTCCAGCTGATCTCGGATCCCTTCCAGGGCTTCTCAGAGAGCAGTAGTATCACAGAGGAGTACGTACGCAGTGAGGACACCTACAGGGCTGAGCTCTGCTCCAGGAGTTTAGCTGACACCAGTCCTTTGTCCGTACCGGAGTCCCTCCCCTCGCAATGCCCCTCCAGCAGTGGCACCCTGGAAAGCAGCTCTCTCAGCCTCAGTGACTCCTTCACCGGCCCCCTCAGCAGCCACTTCCGCACGCTGGGTGTTCTGTCCTCCGAGTCTGAGTCAGACGGGGAAGACGACAGCCATTCATGTCAGGATGCTGATAGAGAGAGCTACCAAATCCCTGTGAGGTGGACTGCCTCTCAGTCTCCCAGTGTCCGTACCGTCCGGAGTCCCAGGGGCCTGCAGTCCCAGCTGAGTTTGGAGTCAACAAGCACCCCTGAAGAATCACCAAACAGTAGAGCTTCATACACTGGAGAAGGATATAGTCCCATGCCTTCACTAATGCAAGTAGGTCGACTGTCGATATCACCGCTGTCCATAACACCCTCTGTCACACAGAGAGCCAGCAGGGCTCTCACTATCCCGCAGCAGCTGTATGAACACCTCCCTGAGCTGGATCATCTCAGCCCCCTTAGCCCCAGGAGAGCTAACCCCATCTGGCTGGGGTCAGAGAGATGGCCGGTGCTGGAGGCCTCACCACCCAGGACCAGCTACACCCTGAGGCACTCCCAGCTGGTCAGCAGGATCCAGCAGGAGGAACCAGAGGAGGTCAGAGGAGAGGCCAATAGTAGTACAGAGGACACTCCGTCCTCCAGTGAAGCCTCACGCCATGGGACCTCTGGGCTGATGGATCACCTGACCATGGCCCTGATGGCCCTCCGTGACATCCGCAGGGAGGTGGCTCACATTCAGATGAGCAACGCACAGCAGGGTAGCGGTGCTATGGCAGCTCAGGAGGCCCAATCAGCAACGGCTACCAACCCAGAGACGTTACGCAAAATCAAAGAACG TCTGTTGGAAGAGTCGTCTGATGAGGAGGAAGGGGACCAGTGTCGTATCTGTCAGTGTGGTGCTGGCTCCCTGACCAACCCCCTGCTCACCCCCTGTCTCTGCTCCGGCAGCCTGCAGTACATCCACCACGACTGCCTGAAGAGGTGGATCCAGACTAAAATACAGTCAG GGACCACACTGTCTGCAGTCAAAACCTGTGAGTTGTGTAAGGGGAGCCTAACACTGGATCTGGACGACTTTGACATGGAGGAGTTTTACCAAAGGCATGGCCAGACACAG